A window of the Halopseudomonas phragmitis genome harbors these coding sequences:
- a CDS encoding malic enzyme-like NAD(P)-binding protein has protein sequence MSDLRTDALAYHANPRPGKLSVELTKPTATARDLALAYSPGVAEPVREIAKDPENAFKYTGKGNLVAVISDGTAILGLGNLGPLASKPVMEGKGVLFKRFAGVDVFDIEVEAESPQAFIDTVKRISCTFGGINLEDIKAPECFEIERALIEQCDIPVFHDDQHGTAIVTAAAMINALELADKTIEDAKIVCLGAGAAAIACMKLLVSMGAKVENIYMLDRKGVIHAGRDDLNEYKAIFATETDKRTLTDALKGADVFVGLSGPDLLPPADLKLMAENPIVFACSNPDPEIKPELAHAARPDVIMATGRSDYPNQVNNVLGFPFIFRGALDVRATRINEEMKIAAVHAIRELAKEPVPEYVSEAYGGIKLEFGREYIIPKPMDVRLIERVPAAVAQAAIDSGVATQPYPAHYPLMSVEDVK, from the coding sequence ATGTCCGATTTGAGAACCGATGCACTTGCCTATCACGCCAATCCGCGCCCGGGCAAGTTGAGCGTTGAACTGACCAAGCCTACCGCTACTGCCCGTGACCTGGCGTTGGCCTACAGCCCGGGTGTTGCTGAGCCGGTACGCGAGATCGCCAAGGATCCCGAAAACGCCTTCAAATACACCGGCAAGGGCAACCTGGTTGCGGTGATTTCCGATGGTACCGCGATTCTCGGTTTGGGTAATCTGGGGCCGCTGGCGAGCAAGCCGGTCATGGAAGGCAAGGGTGTGCTGTTCAAGCGCTTTGCTGGCGTCGACGTGTTCGACATTGAGGTCGAAGCTGAAAGCCCTCAGGCTTTCATTGATACCGTCAAGCGTATCTCCTGCACCTTTGGTGGCATCAACCTGGAAGATATCAAGGCGCCTGAGTGCTTTGAGATCGAGCGCGCACTGATTGAGCAGTGCGACATCCCAGTATTCCACGATGACCAGCACGGTACTGCTATCGTTACCGCTGCGGCCATGATCAATGCTCTGGAATTGGCCGACAAGACCATCGAAGATGCCAAGATCGTCTGCCTCGGTGCCGGTGCTGCGGCCATCGCCTGCATGAAGCTGCTGGTATCCATGGGTGCCAAGGTTGAAAACATCTATATGCTCGACCGCAAGGGCGTGATCCATGCTGGTCGTGATGATCTGAACGAGTACAAGGCGATCTTCGCCACTGAGACCGACAAGCGCACTCTGACCGACGCGCTCAAGGGTGCTGATGTATTCGTTGGTCTGTCTGGTCCGGACCTGCTGCCGCCAGCCGACCTCAAGCTGATGGCCGAAAACCCGATCGTATTCGCCTGCTCCAACCCAGATCCGGAAATCAAGCCGGAGCTGGCTCATGCGGCGCGTCCGGACGTGATCATGGCTACTGGCCGCTCCGACTATCCGAATCAGGTCAACAACGTGCTGGGCTTCCCCTTTATCTTCCGTGGTGCGCTCGACGTGCGTGCAACCCGGATCAATGAAGAGATGAAGATCGCTGCGGTTCATGCCATCCGCGAACTGGCCAAAGAGCCGGTGCCGGAGTATGTATCCGAGGCCTACGGCGGCATCAAGCTCGAATTTGGTCGTGAGTACATCATTCCCAAGCCGATGGATGTGCGTCTGATCGAGCGCGTACCGGCTGCCGTGGCTCAGGCTGCTATTGATTCGGGTGTGGCGACTCAGCCTTACCCTGCTCACTACCCGCTGATGTCGGTAGAAGACGTCAAGTAA
- a CDS encoding M48 family metalloprotease produces MSGPVVLLSGLLLLVVLTGCAPNPVTGRQDFVMMSEAQELTLGRQASQQLEQQLSMVGDEALQAYVQGVGQRLAQASHRPGLDYRFRVVDSADVNAFALPGGHIYIHRGLLAYLNSEAELAAVLGHELGHVTARHGVRQQSMAMGTGLLSDLLTIGTGVRAAGDLSNILGTAMVRGYGREMELEADGLGAEYLARTGYRPQAMLSVIGVLKDQDDYHRQRAAAEGREVAGYHGLFATHPTHDQRLRQVVARAEALAGDQAQHDGIGEYLKAIDGLVYGSSAREGIVRGSQFFHVDLDLALSYPQGWVLVNRPDVLLAHTPDQQGFIALVLERLSRPLTAEELLRQRAGNQRLVQEQAFSGPGYQGYMAIIPGNQARRVAAIVRGEQAFLFVAGFRGRGPLELYDAGFVEVIGSFRALEASERAQAEPLRIRLRRARVGDNYASLAQGSPLGEEAEARLRLLNGHWPTGEPAAGQWLKVVK; encoded by the coding sequence GGGTTGTTGTTGCTGGTCGTGTTGACCGGCTGTGCGCCTAATCCGGTGACGGGGCGGCAGGATTTCGTGATGATGTCCGAGGCTCAGGAGCTGACGCTGGGTCGCCAGGCTAGTCAGCAGCTTGAGCAGCAGTTGTCGATGGTTGGGGATGAGGCTCTGCAGGCTTACGTGCAGGGCGTAGGGCAACGCTTGGCGCAGGCCAGTCATCGCCCGGGCCTCGATTACCGGTTTCGGGTGGTCGACAGTGCTGATGTCAACGCCTTTGCCTTGCCAGGCGGGCATATCTATATCCACCGTGGGCTGCTGGCCTATCTGAACTCCGAAGCTGAGCTGGCTGCTGTGCTTGGTCATGAGCTCGGTCACGTCACCGCCCGCCATGGGGTGCGTCAGCAGAGTATGGCCATGGGTACTGGGCTGCTCAGTGATCTGCTGACCATCGGGACCGGTGTCAGGGCGGCCGGCGACCTGAGCAATATATTGGGTACAGCGATGGTCCGTGGTTATGGGCGAGAGATGGAGCTGGAGGCCGATGGGCTGGGTGCCGAGTATCTGGCGCGCACGGGGTATCGACCGCAGGCCATGTTGAGTGTCATTGGTGTACTCAAGGATCAGGATGACTACCATCGCCAGCGTGCGGCGGCCGAGGGGCGTGAAGTGGCGGGCTATCATGGGCTGTTCGCTACACACCCTACCCATGATCAGCGTCTGCGCCAGGTGGTGGCCAGGGCTGAGGCGCTGGCCGGCGATCAGGCGCAGCATGACGGTATTGGGGAGTATCTCAAGGCGATCGACGGATTGGTGTACGGCAGCAGTGCGCGTGAAGGGATTGTGCGCGGCTCGCAGTTCTTTCATGTTGACCTGGATCTGGCCCTGAGTTATCCGCAGGGCTGGGTGCTGGTCAATCGGCCGGATGTGTTGCTGGCGCATACGCCGGATCAGCAGGGGTTTATCGCATTGGTGCTTGAGCGTCTGAGTCGGCCATTGACAGCAGAGGAGTTGCTGCGCCAGCGTGCTGGTAACCAACGTCTGGTGCAGGAGCAGGCGTTCAGTGGCCCGGGTTATCAGGGCTATATGGCGATCATTCCCGGCAATCAGGCGCGCCGAGTGGCCGCCATAGTTCGGGGTGAGCAGGCCTTTCTGTTTGTCGCCGGATTCAGGGGGCGTGGCCCGCTGGAGTTATACGATGCGGGCTTTGTCGAGGTAATCGGCAGTTTTCGTGCGCTTGAGGCTAGTGAGCGTGCGCAGGCCGAGCCGCTGCGCATCCGTTTGCGGCGTGCCAGGGTTGGCGACAACTACGCCAGCCTGGCGCAAGGCAGCCCACTTGGCGAGGAGGCTGAAGCGCGGTTGCGGCTGCTGAATGGGCACTGGCCGACAGGTGAGCCGGCGGCGGGTCAATGGCTCAAAGTTGTAAAATAA